From the genome of Papaver somniferum cultivar HN1 chromosome 2, ASM357369v1, whole genome shotgun sequence, one region includes:
- the LOC113351652 gene encoding uncharacterized protein LOC113351652 codes for MQAKYFPLTTILHANYKTDCSWAWKGLQKKLPFIKANSRWRVGSGTKIKIWLDVWILGMTEPPTPRQDAVHSENYIWVLELIIQEDNQWNSILVQQLFDPETASLILQMRLPTTTEDKLICNPTRNGIFSLKSRYINSSCPFCNQHMEETMHVLFTCPFSRAVWMIIPGGSGILAGVHSNIATVFESWMNAVRQKSRSESWLKLAMTVSWSIWNEKCEVQFQKKKANPVEVARKAMSFASYLDGLYKKQRDRVVARLPKTNTLHWKPHVSPFYVINCDASYDKNTKLTGIALVLRDFAGNWWGCSIKCYAGVKVSEHAECLAFSEAVKWSKALQHTHVVLETDLQ; via the exons ATGCAAGCTAAGTACTTCCCTCTTACAACTATTCTTCATGCAAACTACAAAACAGACTGTTCTTGGGCATGGAAGGGGTTACAAAAGAAACTTCCTTTCATCAAAGCCAATAGTCGATGGAGGGTTGGATCAggtacaaaaattaaaatatgGTTAGATGTCTGGATCTTAGGGATGACAGAACCACCAACACCAAGACAGGATGCAGTGCACAGTGAAAACTACATATGGGTGCTTGAATTGATAATTCAAGAAGATAATCAATGGAACTCCATCTTAGTTCAGCAACTTTTTGATCCGGAAACTGCATCTCTAATCCTGCAGATGCGACTACCTACAACAACTGAGGATAAATTAATTTGTAACCCCACAAGGAATGGGATTTTCAGCTTAAAATCAAG GTATATCAACAGCAGCTGTCCTTTCTGCAATCAGCATATGGAAGAAACTATGCATGTTTTGTTTACCTGCCCTTTTTCTAGGGCGGTTTGGATGATCATACCAGGAGGATCAGGTATTTTAGCTGGAGTTCACAGCAACATTGCGACTGTTTTTGAATCATGGATGAATGCAGTTCGACAAAAAAGTAGAAGTGAAAGCTGGTTAAAATTGGCAATGACTGTATCATGGTCAATTTGGAATGAAAAATGTGAAGTCCAGTTTCAAAAAAAGAAAGCAAATCCTGTTGAAGTTGCCAGAAAAGCCATGAGCTTTGCTTCTTATTTGGATGGTCTTTACAAGAAGCAACGGGACAGAGTTGTAGCTAGACTGCCTAAAACAAATACCTTGCATTGGAAACCTCATGTGTCACCTTTTTATGTAATAAACTGTGATGCTTCTTACGACAAAAACACTAAACTAACAGGAATTGCTTTGGTGTTGCGTGATTTTGCAGGGAACTGGTGGGGATGCTCAATAAAGTGCTATGCAGGAGTAAAAGTCTCCGAGCACGCGGAATGTCTGGCGTTTTCAGAGGCTGTCAAATGGAGCAAAGCTTTGCAACACACTCATGTAGTTTTGGAAACAGACTTACAATGA